From the Desulfolucanica intricata genome, the window CTGCTTTCCTTTTATTTGGAAGCGTTCTCCACCTTTTAGGGTCCATAGCAAATGCTTCCCAAGCCCCCTGCTTTCTTTCGTAAAACCATCCTACTTCGGCAAACAATTTTTCATACAATACCTGCTCAGGATTGTTTGAAAGTAAATTTCTAGACTCCATTCTATTTTGAGTATTTGTTGCACGGACAACTTTATCAACATTTTTAACTGCATTTGTATGCAGTAATCTAATAAGAACATAACAATTTTTTTCAAAGTCTTCTTTTTCTTCATTTGACAATAGTTTGTTATAGGCTTCACTTATTGAAATTACTGTTTGTAGACCATTTACAATTCCAGGTTCTACTACCTTAAATGAGTTTCTATTTTTCGAGGGACTGACATAGCTTTTACAAATAATTGTAACTCCATTGTTTAAATATCTAAATTCTTTTCTAGAAGAACGGTATTTTATAGACTCTTTTATTGCTGAATTAACCTTTGATTTTTTTATATTACATCTAACATTTGGTTCAAAAAGCTGATATCCAAAGTTTTGATAAGCTGAGACTAAATCAATAGCTGGACAATAAAAGAGGGCACTATTTGAATTATTTAAACACTGTCCATTCTCTGCATGCAATTCAATCCAATTTTGCTTTTTGCCACTGATATTTTTCCACTCTCTATTCTCTTCACGCCACCTTGCCTCTATAATATCAGATATGTTTATTAAATTAACCCTGAACTCTATTTTTACGTTTTCATGAATTTGTATTGGCATTGCGAGTGAACGTTTAAAAGCTTCGAATTCATCCATTGCCTGTTCAGTAAGGGTATTACCAATGATTATTAATCCTAAGTTGACTGTAATTAGACTTACTTCTTCATCACTATCCCCAACAGCTAATCTTTTTGAACTGATGACGTGGTTCCACCGTTCTTTAAATCCTCTTAGTCTTTCATTATGTTCAGGTATGCCTTCTTCATCTGTAAGATATGTTTTTATTCTTATTAAATCCATTACACCTGTTTTATTAAAATTAGCTTGACTAATTTCTATCGGTTCTGTACTTTCAATACTTTTGACTTGAAATAAATCAAAACCACTACTTGTTGGAAACCAAAAGTCTAAACCTCTATCTCCTGAACCATCTACAAAATATTCATCATCTAACTCATATCCGAGCCATTTAGCAGCAATTCTAGTGTAAGCAGATTCTAAACTCCTATTTGCTTCATTCATGTCTTCTAAAACTTCGTTAACAAAATGACCAATAATATTATGTTTATGTATATCAAAAATCATTTTTTACCACCCACCAATTTTTTATACAGTTCTACTAATTTTCGTAATTATTGCTTAATATACCTTTAACTATTTACCATTACTATTTAAGCATTTTGCATAATCCAAAAGCCAATAAAATCAAGGGTTCCAATGGCATATAAAAGGACTTCACCCCTTATTTTGTCGAATATTACAAGTACCACCCAATAACAAACGACAAAAAACCAGAGGTGAAGCTACTTGTATATTCAACAACAATGCGTATATTTTCCTTTGAAGAAATCATGAAACTGCAACAGGAAACCCGTTTGGAGAAGATTTTTTACACCCTTGACCTTCGGCCCATCATTGATAACCTGGGAAAAAGCTCTTTAGGACGTACTGGATATGACTTTACCCCAGTTTGATGGACACGGTAAATGGCTGGTACAATAAAACCAGTGAGAGGGGTGTCCATCAAACTGGGGTAAAGTCAATTTTCATCAGTACCCTATTCGTAAGCCGTTTCACAACCTCAACCTTAAATCTTTCACTTCCTTTTTCAATCGCCCCAACACCCTATCCGCCGTCAGCGTACTCTTTTTAGCCTTCATACTTCCAGCAACACGTACGGCGGCGTCAATGGCTGTGCGGCCCAGTATGCGCGGCACTCTAATATGTGCTTTATTGCCCACGGTTGGTATCTGACATTGAAAAAGCAAATCACTTTCCACCGGTCGTAAAAGGTCTGCTGGCAGACCGGGTACGATAACATTTTCCCGGTCTTCAAAGAGTGATTCTACTTCCCGCATTGCCGGCCAGAAAAGAGCACCTTCCCCGGCAGCCTTTGCCCTGTTGCCCAGTAAATCTTGAATGACCAGAAAGTTTAACATTTCCTGTGCCCTGGCAGCACGCACGTTTTCCCGCTCAATACGTTCTGCCGCTCGGCAGGGTTCAAATTCCTCAATAGCCATGTGTTCCAGTTGTCTTTGTATGGGTTCTACCTCAGCCTCGGTTAGACTCTCTTCTTCTGCCAAAACGATTTCTTTAAGGTCTTTCCACCCACGTACAAACCGCACCTCGCGGGCACCACCGGCACCACGACATGCAACAGCGTACCCCACTATTTCCACGCCATCCATACCTCTTACCGGCACAGCAATTCTCCGTACACATCCAGGCAAGTCAAAACTATTCATATGGTCCAACACAGCATCAAAATACGGATCACCATAGGAAGCAAAATGCACTCTATTTCCACCACCCGCCATACCCTCATCAAATAACTGGCGAGAAACGGTCAATACCGTCCCGTCCGGTACCCCACCAATACCGGAAAGCCTGATTATTTGCTCACTTTTAACTGTATCAGCAGCACAGCCCAATTCCCTCAAATATTGAGATGAGCTCAATGCTTCCCATATTGCCGGCAAGTCTACAGGTACCGACGCCCGCTCGGCTTTCCGGGATATACGCATATATATTTCATATAGTTCTTGTGGGGGAATTTCCATGCGTTCTCTATATTTTTTCTGTTCTTTAACTCGCTCCAAGGCGCGGTACTCAAGTTCTTCCGGAGTAATTTCACCCGCAGCCAGTTGCTCAAAGTCTTCTGTTTCCAGAGGCAGCATTGAAATCTGCTGGGTGCCTACAATCATGCTGGCCTTAGCAAGGCGATCCAGCAAACGGCCATATACTATCTCTTCAACGCTGTCCACATAACACAAGTTTAATACATATATATTTTTATGCTTTTGCCCTATACGGTCAATACGTCCTATACGCTGTTCCACTTTCATGGGGTTCCAACCCAGATCAAAATTAACCAAAAAGTCCGCAGTCTGTAGGTTAAGACCTTCCGCAGCGGCATCGGTACACACCAAAACGTCAATTTCTCCACATATAAACCGCTCTTTTACATCCTCCCGGTTTACACTTATCATTTCTCCCCGTTGGGAGTCAAAATACTCCCCACCTTTACCCGAATATGTCCCAATGAGCATACCTGGATTACTCCGGCGCAGCCGGGACACAATATCCTGCAGCGTATCATAAAAACGCGTAAAAATCACGGTCTGGCGAATACGCCCGGTCTGCCCATCCCGTCTCCTATCTAACCTCCGCAAGAGTTCTGTCATTTTTGAGGACGGCCCGGTTAAGTCAGACATTTCATCCAGCATAGCCTTTAGGCGGGTTCGCTCCCATTCCAGGTCCGGTTTTGTCCGGTTCTTTAAAAGAGATTGCACCGCCGCCGCATCGTCTTCATCTTCACCCCCATACCTGAAATCGTCAAAGAAGAAATCTTCCCCATCAGCTTCCTCGTTAATTTGGAGGGACTGGTGACGAAGAGTAGCCTCTACCTTACTCAGACGTCGCCTTAATGTCTCCCGAAATGCATAGAGACTGGAAGCAAATCTAAGCCGCAGCAAACTCAGTAAAAAACCGGCCATTTGTCGTGATTGATAATCCCCATGCCTATTGATTTGCCTGGCCAAACCACGGCAATAGTCCTCTAACTGGTCATAAATGCGCCGTTCCAGGGATGTAAAATATATGCGGGGTAAAGGTAGGATGTTTCGACGGGCCAGATTTTCCTGGAGCTGACCCTTATCACGATAAATCTCTAATAGCTGCCGGGTATGCCGCAGCATCACTCGCGCCAGCGGTGATGCTGTGAAAATCAGACGACTGATTAAATTTCGTTCACGCCCACGGGGATTGCGTCCCCTATCAAGCCACTGCCGGACAGTACTGCTTATACGGCCATCAATAACACATTCTTCAATAAAATTCCAGAGCAAGGGATCCTGCATCTTAACTGCCCCTACGGCTTGCCGTAAGAATTCCCATTCCTGTTGACTAAGCTCTTCACCATGCACCAGCCGGCCGAGAATTTCGTAATATTGCAGCGTTAAAGATGGGTCAAGCTGAAAAGCTCCTACACGGTTAGTGAGTGCCAAAAGATCACAGACTTCCACAGGGTTTATTTGCATCGGTGTAGCTGTAGCCAGCCATAAACTACGCACACTTTTCCGCAAGTAATCACTGATAGATGTATATAAATGCCCAAAATCCGGGGGTGCTCCGGGACCGCCGGTGGGGTTGCGTCTTCGCGCGGCATGTGCTTCATCCACAAGAGCAATGTCAAAGGGCTTTGTGTGCAAAAGATCCCTGGCCCGGTCACGCCGGGCTAAAAGGCCGGTAGACACAATGGCCAGGTCCGGTTCGAAAATGGACGCCGCCTGCAGGGTTTCCTCCGAGGGAAATATATACTCGTGAGAAGCACCTGGCCCAGTACGCACCAGGCCGAATGAGAGTAGTACCTTGGAGGCCATCTGCCGGTGCCACTGCCGGGTTAAACTCTTTGGCGCAGCAATAAGTATCCGCTTGACCAACCCCGATAGGTACAGAGAGCGGAAAGCAAGCCCGGCTTCAATAGTTTTGCCGAGACCAACCTCATCGCATAAAAGATATGAATGCGGCCAAGTTTCTACCAGCCGGCGCACCACCACCGCCTGATGTGGCCAGGGCTTTACCGGCGCTGTTTCCATACCTACCAGCCGCCCGCCGGGCATTTTAGGACCGTCACGCAGCACGGCAAAACGCAGGCGCTCCAAAACCGAAGGCGACCCAGCGCCTGCAGACACAGAACTGCTGCCGTCGATCTCCACCGGGCGATCAATGCCCTCTGCCAGTTTCACCAATTTATGCTGCACCGCTTCCGGAAGCGTCATTACTAAAAGGTTACAGGACCTGCCGTTCCACAGATCTTCAAAGCTTTTTTCCGCATCATCAACCCTAACCCGTTCCGTCTCTCCCCACCAGTCACAATGAACATCAATGTTTTCAGCATTTAAAACCAGAGCTGTTTTTGACTCGTTAAGAGTTCCCGAACCGTAAAGGCGGTTGCCAAATTCATCATGCAGCACAAACCATTTTTCATGTACATAGCCATCCTCCACAGATTCAAAGGAAATAGGTTCCCCGGTCTTCCCATGTACCCGGAAGGCAACTCGCACCTCCAGATGGCCGTAGGACACCATCCAGGCCAAAAGCGTCATACCGTTTTTTACGTTCACCGGCCAGGATTCCGCCCCTTCAAGCTCAGTATTTAATTGTGTTTCCAGCCGCTTAGAATCCCCGTCTAAAATAGCCCGCACATCCCCTGGCTCCAAGTCGGCACCCACGATTAGTCGCATTTTGCCCTTCCGCCCTACAAAGGACGAGAATCCCTGGGAAGCGGCAGCCAAAGAAGATGACCGAAAATACCCGGCCATACGGTCATACCGCGCGGATAAGCTAAGAGCCGGGATATAGAAATCCTTCAATATATTCACCGGCCGGCCATCAATGACAGTGGAAGAAGTTTTATAAGAAAGGAGCCAAGCGCGGGATCGCAGGCCTTTATTTTCAATAGTTTTGATGTACTGCTCCGTCATACTTTCGCCTCACAAACATTGCACATTATTACTTTAAGCCAAACAATATTGCCTCAGCTTCTTTACGCAATTCATCATCAGGCATCTCTGCTGCCCACACTGATAATAAGTCCAGGATGAGCTGCTCTCGCCCTTCGGCATGCCGAGCCAGATAAGCCCGGGCTACAGGTGCATCTCCCTCCCTGTATGCCAGTATAAGACCTTGGAGAATATCCCACTCGGTTTGGGGTTTCTCTATGCGCATTTTGCTCCGCTCTTCAGGCAGGGCCAGTCGCAGTTTGGACCCACGACGTAAAAGGGGGGCATGATAACCCGCTTCTTCAATATTACTCCTGGTAGAACGCCGGCCCCGGCTTTCATCGTTAATACCTATCATACGTTCACTTACTGTGTACCCGGCAACCCGGCCTTCCAGACTTATAGCTAGCGAGCGGGAAAGGTTCAGCGCTTGGTCAAAGGGAAACTGAGTCAGGCCGAAAATTCCGTAGAGGGTTAGAGCCATGGCTGCTTCGGAGTTAAGGTCCTCAACTCTAAGACGTCCCCCGGTTATACGGGCTACTTGGTGCTGGGCCACTACTGCACTGGCTTCAAGCATGGCTTCTGTAGGGCTAACAGGGTCATCGCCTTTAAGAACCGGCCAATTTTCTGAAAGGACCTGCAGCGCCCGGCCATAGCTAGCCACCATTTCATCTACGGCGCTCAATCCAAGATGCTCAAATTCCTTTAATGCTTGTCCCACTGCTTGGCGCACGCGCTGAGCAACCCCGCTACCACCAAAACCAGTCCAAAACGCTGGTGTGTCTTTATTTGACTTCACGCGTTTACGACAAGTTAAAAATATTGAGCTAGCAGCTGCTGCCATGTCTTTTTGATGCATAGACGCTGCTGACTCTGACTCCACTGGCATGGAAGAGGTAATTGTCCAACCATTTTCAATTAACGAACGAGTAAGAGCTTCCCAGGCTTGAGGTGTCTTGTGTGTGAACATAATAGTCATAATACCTTCATCCTTAATTACCCTGTGACACTCAGCAAATATTTCTCCCATTAGCCGTTGATACTCATCTGCCGCCCTTGCTGTTGACCCATCCCGGACCGGATTGGCCACAGCCTCGTCTCGCTTATTGGTAACCCTTCTACGAAAAAGTTCTGGATAAAGGTCTTTTAAAGTGCGCCGCTGCCAGACATAAAAATAATCCGAGAGCTCAGCGTACTGGACATTGTTATAATAAGGAGGGTCAATACATACCAAGTCTACCGAACGGTTTGGTAGCTCTATGTTAGCCGCCGTGCCATTTCTAATAGTTACCGGGGGTATGTTTCCGCCCAGCCTT encodes:
- a CDS encoding AIPR family protein is translated as MIFDIHKHNIIGHFVNEVLEDMNEANRSLESAYTRIAAKWLGYELDDEYFVDGSGDRGLDFWFPTSSGFDLFQVKSIESTEPIEISQANFNKTGVMDLIRIKTYLTDEEGIPEHNERLRGFKERWNHVISSKRLAVGDSDEEVSLITVNLGLIIIGNTLTEQAMDEFEAFKRSLAMPIQIHENVKIEFRVNLINISDIIEARWREENREWKNISGKKQNWIELHAENGQCLNNSNSALFYCPAIDLVSAYQNFGYQLFEPNVRCNIKKSKVNSAIKESIKYRSSRKEFRYLNNGVTIICKSYVSPSKNRNSFKVVEPGIVNGLQTVISISEAYNKLLSNEEKEDFEKNCYVLIRLLHTNAVKNVDKVVRATNTQNRMESRNLLSNNPEQVLYEKLFAEVGWFYERKQGAWEAFAMDPKRWRTLPNKRKADFLANPKDLRSKARVVDNESIAQTWMAFIGFSDIAVHEKSKLFDREDWYNLIFLHRPKRHGFEYKYSLPSLSQDSFNMAPAPELLLVSYLVRNFARSVTPSSKENFINSCNRLKIDPTKKSREEVIAELAQDSEYLLGLALSGMSFTFVEYLGYALFRALGSSIHESGQKLLQNGVLSSIYKTSTSNDIKKKVLNEDFEKEDILCVLWYSFRHVVSEMLSSFWAESFRSASNRSRFIAHKDTRQKIIQGLEDLHRYTCKMQITKLWAAGIETEKGIFGFIQDIVSGYN
- a CDS encoding helicase-related protein, producing MTEQYIKTIENKGLRSRAWLLSYKTSSTVIDGRPVNILKDFYIPALSLSARYDRMAGYFRSSSLAAASQGFSSFVGRKGKMRLIVGADLEPGDVRAILDGDSKRLETQLNTELEGAESWPVNVKNGMTLLAWMVSYGHLEVRVAFRVHGKTGEPISFESVEDGYVHEKWFVLHDEFGNRLYGSGTLNESKTALVLNAENIDVHCDWWGETERVRVDDAEKSFEDLWNGRSCNLLVMTLPEAVQHKLVKLAEGIDRPVEIDGSSSVSAGAGSPSVLERLRFAVLRDGPKMPGGRLVGMETAPVKPWPHQAVVVRRLVETWPHSYLLCDEVGLGKTIEAGLAFRSLYLSGLVKRILIAAPKSLTRQWHRQMASKVLLSFGLVRTGPGASHEYIFPSEETLQAASIFEPDLAIVSTGLLARRDRARDLLHTKPFDIALVDEAHAARRRNPTGGPGAPPDFGHLYTSISDYLRKSVRSLWLATATPMQINPVEVCDLLALTNRVGAFQLDPSLTLQYYEILGRLVHGEELSQQEWEFLRQAVGAVKMQDPLLWNFIEECVIDGRISSTVRQWLDRGRNPRGRERNLISRLIFTASPLARVMLRHTRQLLEIYRDKGQLQENLARRNILPLPRIYFTSLERRIYDQLEDYCRGLARQINRHGDYQSRQMAGFLLSLLRLRFASSLYAFRETLRRRLSKVEATLRHQSLQINEEADGEDFFFDDFRYGGEDEDDAAAVQSLLKNRTKPDLEWERTRLKAMLDEMSDLTGPSSKMTELLRRLDRRRDGQTGRIRQTVIFTRFYDTLQDIVSRLRRSNPGMLIGTYSGKGGEYFDSQRGEMISVNREDVKERFICGEIDVLVCTDAAAEGLNLQTADFLVNFDLGWNPMKVEQRIGRIDRIGQKHKNIYVLNLCYVDSVEEIVYGRLLDRLAKASMIVGTQQISMLPLETEDFEQLAAGEITPEELEYRALERVKEQKKYRERMEIPPQELYEIYMRISRKAERASVPVDLPAIWEALSSSQYLRELGCAADTVKSEQIIRLSGIGGVPDGTVLTVSRQLFDEGMAGGGNRVHFASYGDPYFDAVLDHMNSFDLPGCVRRIAVPVRGMDGVEIVGYAVACRGAGGAREVRFVRGWKDLKEIVLAEEESLTEAEVEPIQRQLEHMAIEEFEPCRAAERIERENVRAARAQEMLNFLVIQDLLGNRAKAAGEGALFWPAMREVESLFEDRENVIVPGLPADLLRPVESDLLFQCQIPTVGNKAHIRVPRILGRTAIDAAVRVAGSMKAKKSTLTADRVLGRLKKEVKDLRLRL